In Drosophila pseudoobscura strain MV-25-SWS-2005 chromosome 4, UCI_Dpse_MV25, whole genome shotgun sequence, the following proteins share a genomic window:
- the LOC4816474 gene encoding beta-1,4-glucuronyltransferase 1-like produces MAKFHRVWSILLLLTVALVLVWRNLQQAQRLAQPQISSRSSSSRSSFSIYNQPNESLYTTERYYEDYPQIEHPPIPPLTPRGQILQQLLKCRSRNLTFARLQHGEYWLLQNLIIGRKSRLMRCTESITYTTNGDYKFFDNLEMVAERWRAPISFAIHAPGYDLNTTLDSIQYVKNCLPGSEYINDYVTFHVYFSNLHMPEYVPYDEAAVLERPYFCELKNGTKAPPPWTLIPREAMYKMSANLTYPINVGRNIARQAATTYFIFACDIELYPSLGFVEQFLDMVAANHSILALDPQKPRRVYPLPVFEIESGAPIPNDKAELLALYRDGRAQPFHMKMCFSCHTVPGQQDWLNRAPSVTDELRVWSVSLREKDFKYWEPFYVSDNQEPMFDERVTWEGQSNKRIQNYAMCLLGYEYHVLHPAYLVHSPGIKKNASSKSSRRTFAREMTRFIKKKVEPEYQVLYGRKNACVT; encoded by the exons ATGGCCAAATTCCACCGCGTGTGGTCCATTCTCCTTCTTCTCACTGTGGCCCTGGTGCTCGTTTGGCGGAACTTGCAACAGGCTCAGCGTctggcacagccacagatatccagcaggagcagcagcagcagatcgtcCTTTTCCATATATAATCAACCCAACGAATCTTTGTACACCACCGAGCGATACTACGAGGATTATCCGCAAATAGAACATCCTCCCATCCCTCCTCTGACACCGCGCGGGCAAATCCTGCAGCAATTATTGAAATGCCGCTCACGCAATCTGACATTCGCGAGGCTGCAACATGGGGAATACTGGCTCTTGCAGAATCTGATTATTGGCCGCAAGAGTCGTCTGATGCGATGTACGGAGTCTATAACCTACACCACGAATGGGGATTATAAATTCTTTGATAATCTGGAAATGGTGGCCGAACG TTGGCGCGCCCCCATTAGCTTTGCCATCCACGCCCCTGGCTATGATCTAAACACCACACTGGACTCGATTCAATATGTGAAAAACTGTCTACCGGGCAGCGAATACATCAATGACTATGTGACATTTCATGTATATTTCTCCAATTTGCATATGCCCGAATATGTGCCGTACGACGAGGCAGCTGTGCTGGAGAGGCCCTACTTTTGTGAGCTGAAGAATGGTACCAAAGCGCCGCCGCCATGGACTTTGATACCCCGGGAGGCCATGTACAAGATGTCAGCAAATCTAACATATCCGATTAATGTCGGTAGGAATATAGCACGACAGGCGGCCACAACGTACTTCATCTTCGCCTGCGACATCGAACTGTATCCGAGTTTGGGATTTGTGGAGCAGTTTCTCGACATGGTTGCCGCCAATCATAGCATTCTGGCACTGGACCCCCAGAAGCCACGAAGGGTCTATCCTTTGCCCGTTTTTGAGATCGAGTCGGGCGCCCCTATTCCCAATGACAAGGCGGAACTGTTGGCCCTCTACCGCGATGGTAGGGCTCAACCTTTCCACATGAAGATGTGTTTTTCTTGTCACACAGTACCCGGACAGCAGGATTGGTTAAATCGGGCGCCCAGTGTCACGGATGAGCTCCGGGTGTGGAGCGTATCATTGCGGGAGAAGGATTTTAAGTACTGGGAGCCTTTCTATGTGAGCGACAATCAGGAGCCAATGTTCGATGAGCGAGTGACGTGGGAGGGACAATCGAACAAACGTATACAG AACTATGCCATGTGCCTCTTGGGCTACGAATACCATGTCCTACATCCCGCCTACCTCGTCCATAGCCCTGGCATCAAGAAGAACGCAAGCTCGAAATCATCTCGCAGGACATTCGCCAGAGAAATGACAAGATTCATTAAGAAAAAGGTCGAGCCAGAGTACCAAGTGTTGTATGGCAGAAAAAATGCCTGCGTCACGTGA
- the sip1 gene encoding septin-interacting protein 1: MSDNEYERFEITDYDLDNEFNTNRPRGRHSKHQQIYGIWADDSDEEGPGDGGGQKRHGHQAKDYTMPVNFVAGGIQQAGKKKKKPLKGEEKAGKEDAGDTEEAEKSDDSRDSGRPAFGQSDPSSNSSEEEERPSMRSTQAKPSFKHHSHIAGTRNVGAWEQHTRGIGAKLLLQMGYEPGKGLGKDLQGISQPVQAHVRKGRGAIGAYGPETAASIGGKAQAIKVDEDVREAKEFKEQMNKWRKGGVAEPQEKAGKRYYYKSVEEVIAKGKKSTHLLSEKLSKQLGNVPVIDMTGPEKRVLSGYHALGQTKITPEETLYDAEAGGAPVTVFAMPELTHNLQLLVSQCEQQIIAIDKSERESESQQAALQSEYKKLEEIVQLEQNHISTLEEVLDRVERLSEDPEITLHAAEKLFLQLLEDYAAEFKEFGLADLAAGVIAPLVKRELVAWQPLEEPTQPLQLIKKWRGMLQREEPAGQQPRNVFDPYSSLIWAGVMPSFRACAAVWQPKEHPPMAALLDAWAPLLPTWVLDSVLEQLVLPRLASGVYDWDPLTDTVPIHSWVLPWHGILGSKLEESVYPQIRSKLGVALQAWSPQDRSARAMLTPWAKAFPEEEMVDFLQHHITPKLQGVLSEFIINPLHQDLEPWNQVWEWHELIPPMHMAKLLDKHFFPRWMQVLVMWLNQSPDYAEISRWYTGWKSMLNEPLLREPSVKEHLRRALEMMHRASDALLQPTAAPPPPTPPAPPTVAGLLPPLMMMDVAPPTQLEFKELVSQKCAELGIIFAPIPGRREMGKQIYRVGKLFCYIDRNVCMLSDSSFSNWQPVALNHLLERTQTGMF, from the exons ATGTCGGACAACGAGTACGAGCGCTTTGAGATCACCGACTACGATTTGGACAATGAGTTCAACACAAACAGACCACGGGGGCGCCACAGCAAACATCAACAGATTTATG GCATTTGGGCGGACGACAGTGACGAGGAGGGCCCCGGTGATGGTGGCGGCCAGAAGCGTCATGGCCACCAGGCGAAGGACTACACAATGCCCGTGAATTTTGTGGCAGGTGGCATCCAACAGGCgggcaaaaagaagaaaaagccACTAAAGGGTGAGGAAAAGGCCGGAAAAGAAGACGCAGGCGACACAGAAGAAGCCGAAAAGAGCGATGATTCTAGAGACAGTGGGCGTCCAGCCTTTGGGCAGAGCGATCCAAGTTCCAATAgctccgaggaggaggagagaccTTCAATGAGGAGCACCCAAGCGAAACCCTCGTTCAAGCATCACTCGCACATCGCTGGCACCCGGAATGTGGGCGCCTGGGAGCAGCACACTCGGGGTATTGGTGCAAAACTCCTTCTGCAGATGGGATACGAGCCCGGCAAGGGTCTGGGCAAGGATCTCCAAGGCATTTCGCAGCCGGTTCAAGCGCACGTCCGCAAGGGACGCGGTGCCATTGGAGCTTATGGTCCTGAGACAGCCGCAAGCATCGGAGGCAAAGCGCAGGCCATCAAAGTGGACGAGGATGTGCGCGAGGCTAAGGAGTTCAAGGAGCAGATGAACAAGTGGCGCAAGGGAGGCGTGGCAGAGCCCCAGGAGAAGGCCGGCAAGCGGTACTACTACAAATCCGTGGAGGAGGTGATAGCCAAGGGAAAGAAGTCCACGCACCTGCTCTCCGAGAAGCTTAGCAAGCAATTGGGTAACGTCCCCGTTATTGACATGACGGGCCCAGAGAAACGTGTGCTCAGTGGCTACCATGCCCTTGGGCAAACGAAAATCACCCCCGAGGAAACCCTCTACGATGCGGAGGCTGGTGGCGCCCCTGTTACGGTGTTCGCCATGCCCGAACTGACTCACAATCTCCAGCTTCTGGTGAGCCAGTGCGAGCAGCAGATCATTGCCATTGACAAATCGGAGCGCGAGTCAGAGAGCCAGCAAGCGGCCCTCCAGAGCGAGTACAAGAAACTCGAGGAAATCGTCCAACTGGAGCAGAATCACATCAGTACGCTCGAAGAGGTGCTCGATCGTGTGGAGCGGCTGAGTGAGGATCCCGAAATCACACTCCATGCAGCGGAGAAGCTATTCCTGCAGCTTCTGGAGGACTATGCCGCCGAGTTCAAGGAATTCGGTCTGGCGGATCTGGCTGCAGGCGTCATTGCGCCGCTTGTGAAGCGAGAGCTGGTGGCCTGGCAGCCTCTGGAGGAGCCCAcgcagccgctgcagctgatCAAAAAGTGGCGAGGAATGCTGCAACGCGAGGAGCCCGCTGGCCAACAGCCCCGCAATGTGTTTGATCCGTATTCCTCGCTCATTTGGGCGGGTGTGATGCCCTCGTTCCGCGCCTGTGCCGCCGTCTGGCAGCCCAAGGAGCACCCGCCAATGGCTGCCTTGCTGGATGCCTGGGCACCGCTTCTGCCCACGTGGGTGCTGGATTCGGTTCTCGAGCAACTGGTGCTGCCGCGGCTTGCCTCCGGCGTCTACGATTGGGATCCCCTCACCGACACGGTGCCCATCCATAGCTGGGTTCTTCCGTGGCACGGGATCCTGGGCAGCAAACTGGAGGAGTCTGTGTACCCACAGATTCGCAGCAAATTGGGCGTGGCCCTGCAGGCCTGGTCGCCGCAAGATCGCTCCGCGAGGGCCATGCTCACCCCATGGGCCAAGGCCTTTCCGGAGGAGGAAATGGTGGACTTTCTGCAGCACCACATCACACCCAAGCTGCAGGGAGTGCTCTCGGAGTTCATCATCAATCCGCTGCATCAGGACCTAGAGCCATGGAACCAGGTGTGGGAGTGGCACGAGCTCATTCCGCCGATGCACATGGCCAAGCTGCTGGACAAGCACTTCTTCCCGCGATGGATGCAGGTGCTCGTCATGTGGCTGAACCAGTCGCCCGACTATGCGGAAATCTCACGCTGGTATACGGGATGGAAGAGCATGCTGAATGAGCCATTGCTCCGAGAGCCCAGTGTCAAGGAGCATCTACGCCGTGCCCTCGAGATGATGCACAGAGCGAGCGATGCTCTGCTGCAGCCCACGGCAGCGCCGCCACCTCCTACACCGCCCGCACCGCCCACCGTTGCGGGTCTCCTGCCGCCACTCATGATGATGGATGTGGCACCGCCCACGCAGCTGGAGTTCAAGGAGTTGGTCTCTCAGAAATGCGCTGAATTGGGGATTATCTTTGCCCCCATACCAGGCAGAAGGGAAATGGGAAAGCAG ATCTATCGAGTGGGCAAACTCTTTTGCTACATCGATCGAAATGTGTGCATGCTGAGCGATAGCTCATTTAGCAATTGGCAGCCGGTGGCCCTCAATCATCTGCTGGAACGCACACAAACGGGAATGTTCTAG